In Mytilus trossulus isolate FHL-02 chromosome 14, PNRI_Mtr1.1.1.hap1, whole genome shotgun sequence, a genomic segment contains:
- the LOC134696860 gene encoding uncharacterized protein LOC134696860 has translation MAVGRTGSKHPVKIFANIFISFIGAGVLGLPFAFKEAGILEGIFVMATIGIISVKAMLLLIDCKYKLISEYRLPRNEKAKVETSPKKVQETDAKEDGLLSLQVAKQEFVNLITEEEVNKEEDPGHDLSYGDVGFYAIGYHGRLLVDLAIVISQTGFCCAYLIFITENLSDYMRSMKLIHWLLILLPPICFMTLLRHLGSLAMTSLMAQCSNLLAFAVVFWFDFEHFEHVEIHPKKMSIVGLPFFICIAIYCYEGAGMILSLESSLAKEVRKQFKTYFIFTMFIVTFLYISFGSAGYLSFGPQTDEIITLNLPKGDSLDFAVIVKSLLCLALFFTYPVMMFPVMKILEGYLMSNPEKHIWRGNALRVIMVLITGMVVMVIPNFATLMALVGATCCTMLAFVLPGLFHMTIFKGSLTIYEVIIDWTLMFIGIVGAIIGTIDAFKRLSNAPSDEVVLPANLTATVGHIVSNIMGNITTVKSPSP, from the exons atggcaGTCGGAAGAACGGGATCCAAACACCCTGTCAAAAtctttgcaaacatttttatttcattcatagGTGCTGGTGTTTTAGGACTACCTTTTGCATTTAAAGAG GCAGGAATTTTGGAGGGTATCTTTGTGATGGCTACAATAGGTATTATCAG TGTGAAAGCAATGTTGCTGTTAATAGATTGTAAATACAAGTTAATATCAGAATATAGACTGCCAAGAAATGAGAAAGCTAAGGTAGAAACCAGTCCAAAGAAAGTCCAGGAAACAGATGCCAAAGAAGATGGGTTGCTGTCATTACAGGTGGCCAAACAAGAATTCGTTAACTTAATCACAGAGGAGGAAGTCAATAAG GAAGAAGATCCAGGTCATGACCTTTCATATGGAGATGTAG gATTCTATGCTATAGGATACCATGGTCGATTACTAGTTGATTTAGCTATTGTTATCTCACAAACAG gaTTTTGTTGTGCATACTTAATATTTATCACAGAGAATTTATCTGACTATATGAGATCTATGAAATT aataCACTGGTTGTTGATATTACTGCCACCAATATGCTTTATGACCTTACTTAGACATCTTGGTAGTCTGGCTATGACAAG ctTAATGGCCCAGTGTTCCAATCTTCTTGCCTTTGCTGTTGTGTTTTGGTTtgattttgaacattttgaacatGTTGA AATTCATCCAaagaagatgtctatagttggtcttccattttttatatgtattgctATTTATTGTTATGAa ggTGCTGGTATGATTTTATCATTAGAATCTTCTTTAGCGAAGGAAGTTAGGAAACAATTTAAAAC gtattttatatttacaatgtttatagtaacatttttgtacatatcaTTTGGATCAGCTGGCTATTTG TCATTTGGTCCACAAACAGATGAAATCATAACATTAAATCTACCAAAAG gtGATTCGTTAGATTTTGCTGTCATTGTTAAATCTTTACTATGTctagcattattttttacatatccAG TAATGATGTTCCCTGTGAtgaaaattttagaaggttATTTAATGTCAAATCCAGAAAAACATATATGGAGAGGT aatgctTTACGTGTTATTATGGTATTAATCACAGGAATGGTAGTTATGGTTATTCCAAACTTTGCTACCCTCATGGCATTAGTAGGAGCTACCTGTTGTACCATGTTAGCTTTTGTTTTACCAGGACTATTCCATATGACTATTTTTAAAGG ATCATTAACTATATACGAGGTCATTATAGACTGGACCCTTATGTTTATTGGAATTGTAGG ggCTATTATTGGAACCATAGATGCCTTTAAAAGACTCAGCAATGCACCTTCTGATGAAGTAGTGTTACCAGCAAATTTGACTGCAACAGTTGGACATATTGTATCTAATATTATGGGTAACATTACAACTGTCAAATCACCATCACCATAA